One stretch of Oncorhynchus gorbuscha isolate QuinsamMale2020 ecotype Even-year linkage group LG21, OgorEven_v1.0, whole genome shotgun sequence DNA includes these proteins:
- the LOC124007770 gene encoding TLE family member 5-like isoform X1, with protein sequence MMFPQSRHSASSQSSQPLKFTTSDSCDRIKDEFQFLQAQYHSLKMECDKLASEKSEMQRHYIMYYEMSYGLNIEMHKQAEIVKRLNGICAQVLPYLSQEHQQQVLGAIERAKQVTPPEMNSIIRQQLQVHQLSQLQGLGLPTMAPLPMGLSAPSLPPTSSAGLMSLSSILASHSHSQAAHAQAQAQLAKEDKARDAAEREQREEDGDKSD encoded by the exons ATGATGTTTCCACAATCAAGACACTCG GCTTCCTCCCAGTCCTCCCAGCCTCTCAAGTTCACCACCTCTGACTCCTGCGACCGCATTAAGGACGAGTTTCAGTTCCTACAAGCACAATACCATAG CTTGAAGATGGAGTGTGACAAGCTAGCTAGTGAGAAGTCAGAGATGCAGCGTCATTACATCATG TACTACGAGATGTCTTATGGACTGAACATTGAAATGCACAAACAG GCTGAGATCGTGAAGAGACTAAACGGGATCTGTGCTCAGGTTCTCCCCTACCTATCTCAAGAG CATCAGCAGCAGGTCTTAGGGGCCATAGAGCGAGCCAAGCAGGTCACTCCTCCTGAGATGAACTCTATCATACGG CAGCAGCTCCAGGTGCACCAGTTGTCTCAGCTCCAGGGCTTGGGCCTCCCCACGATGGCCCCTCTCCCCATGGGTCTGTCTGCTCCCAGCCTCCCCCCAACCTCCAGCGCCGGACTGATGTCCCTTTCCTCCATCCTggcctctcactctcactcacaggCAGCACAtgcacag GCTCAGGCCCAGCTGGCTAAAGAAGACAAGGCCAGAGAcgcagcagagagagaacagagggaagaggacGGAGACAAGTCCGACTGA
- the LOC124007770 gene encoding amino-terminal enhancer of split-like isoform X2, translated as MMFPQSRHSASSQSSQPLKFTTSDSCDRIKDEFQFLQAQYHSLKMECDKLASEKSEMQRHYIMYYEMSYGLNIEMHKQAEIVKRLNGICAQVLPYLSQEHQQQVLGAIERAKQVTPPEMNSIIRQLQVHQLSQLQGLGLPTMAPLPMGLSAPSLPPTSSAGLMSLSSILASHSHSQAAHAQAQAQLAKEDKARDAAEREQREEDGDKSD; from the exons ATGATGTTTCCACAATCAAGACACTCG GCTTCCTCCCAGTCCTCCCAGCCTCTCAAGTTCACCACCTCTGACTCCTGCGACCGCATTAAGGACGAGTTTCAGTTCCTACAAGCACAATACCATAG CTTGAAGATGGAGTGTGACAAGCTAGCTAGTGAGAAGTCAGAGATGCAGCGTCATTACATCATG TACTACGAGATGTCTTATGGACTGAACATTGAAATGCACAAACAG GCTGAGATCGTGAAGAGACTAAACGGGATCTGTGCTCAGGTTCTCCCCTACCTATCTCAAGAG CATCAGCAGCAGGTCTTAGGGGCCATAGAGCGAGCCAAGCAGGTCACTCCTCCTGAGATGAACTCTATCATACGG CAGCTCCAGGTGCACCAGTTGTCTCAGCTCCAGGGCTTGGGCCTCCCCACGATGGCCCCTCTCCCCATGGGTCTGTCTGCTCCCAGCCTCCCCCCAACCTCCAGCGCCGGACTGATGTCCCTTTCCTCCATCCTggcctctcactctcactcacaggCAGCACAtgcacag GCTCAGGCCCAGCTGGCTAAAGAAGACAAGGCCAGAGAcgcagcagagagagaacagagggaagaggacGGAGACAAGTCCGACTGA